From Micromonospora rifamycinica, a single genomic window includes:
- a CDS encoding transglycosylase domain-containing protein: protein MSNRPLAAAGRSVPLLRAGLIAGVVLAAVAYPLAAVTGLGAKATAHAVEHKTNILRTALPAETSYLYAPDGKTILTMFYEEYRQYTKLSDMSPNIQQAIVAAEDNRFYQHSGVDPKGVARAFVANARSSGVSQGASTLTMQYVRMALRDSAQTPEEVQEATQQTSLRKVKEMRMALDIEKELTKEQILERYLNSAYFGHRAYGIYAAAQIFFSKTPATLSPVEAATLAGLVKSPSEYDPLSSDQKDATDRRNYVLDKMAQLHYLSPDAAAVAKNEPIRTRPTTPANDCASIPGAYNAWGFACDYVKNWWSAQPAFGENRLERMDKLRRGGYRIVLSLDPKVQAAAEKNVGAKERVGSPFANGIVVAEPGTGRIKAMAVNRTYSLDVGDNGPSSNPEADPKTKANYPNTVAPLLGGGTLPGYQAGSTFKMFPMLAALDAGMPLSTAFDSPYRYRSAVYDGWAPSNASGAMTGRQTMWSGFGKSVNTYFVQLEEKIGADRGVHLAEQLGLRWRTDVDKEQASPAKAKKWGAFTLGVSDATPLEMANAYAAIAADGRYCEAMPVNSITNRDGTPATYRTAGGIEREVAKPRCRQVVNADAARAATDAARCPTGDTPAKGSCGGWSTADSVRRTVGRPVAGKTGTTDSTRSAWFVGYTPELAAASFIADPDNPFNAVGDGQSQIPVNAVAQTLRDGLKGTPTRQFTPPSDAIVG, encoded by the coding sequence GTGAGCAATCGACCCCTTGCCGCCGCAGGTCGTTCCGTTCCTCTCCTCCGCGCCGGGCTGATCGCCGGCGTCGTGCTCGCCGCCGTGGCGTACCCGCTGGCCGCCGTGACCGGCCTCGGCGCCAAGGCCACCGCGCACGCCGTGGAGCACAAGACGAACATCCTGCGCACCGCGCTGCCCGCCGAGACGTCCTACCTCTACGCCCCGGACGGCAAGACGATCCTGACCATGTTCTACGAGGAGTACCGGCAGTACACCAAGTTGTCGGACATGTCGCCGAACATCCAGCAGGCCATCGTCGCCGCCGAGGACAACCGCTTCTACCAGCACTCGGGCGTCGACCCCAAGGGCGTCGCCCGCGCCTTCGTGGCCAACGCCCGCTCCAGCGGCGTCTCCCAGGGCGCGTCGACACTGACCATGCAGTACGTCCGGATGGCGCTGCGGGACAGCGCGCAGACACCCGAGGAGGTGCAGGAGGCCACCCAGCAGACCAGCCTGCGCAAGGTCAAGGAGATGCGGATGGCGCTCGACATCGAGAAGGAGCTGACCAAGGAGCAGATCCTGGAGCGCTACCTCAACTCGGCGTACTTCGGCCACCGGGCGTACGGCATCTACGCAGCGGCCCAGATCTTCTTCTCCAAGACCCCGGCCACCCTCAGCCCGGTCGAGGCGGCCACCCTCGCCGGGCTGGTCAAGTCCCCCTCCGAGTACGACCCGCTCAGCTCCGACCAGAAGGACGCCACCGACCGGCGCAACTACGTGCTCGACAAGATGGCCCAGCTCCACTACCTGTCCCCGGACGCCGCCGCGGTGGCGAAGAACGAACCGATCCGGACCCGACCCACCACCCCGGCCAACGACTGCGCCTCGATCCCCGGCGCGTACAACGCCTGGGGCTTCGCCTGCGACTACGTGAAGAACTGGTGGAGCGCGCAGCCCGCGTTCGGGGAGAACCGGCTGGAACGGATGGACAAGCTGCGCCGGGGCGGCTACCGGATCGTGCTGAGCCTCGACCCGAAGGTCCAGGCCGCCGCCGAGAAGAACGTCGGCGCGAAGGAGCGGGTCGGCAGCCCCTTCGCCAACGGGATCGTGGTCGCCGAACCGGGCACCGGACGGATCAAGGCGATGGCGGTGAACCGGACCTACTCCCTGGACGTCGGCGACAACGGCCCCAGCTCGAACCCGGAGGCCGACCCGAAGACGAAGGCGAACTACCCGAACACGGTCGCCCCGCTGCTCGGCGGCGGCACCCTCCCCGGGTACCAGGCCGGCTCGACGTTCAAGATGTTCCCGATGCTGGCCGCGCTCGACGCCGGCATGCCGCTGTCCACCGCGTTCGACTCGCCGTACCGGTACCGGTCCGCCGTCTACGACGGGTGGGCGCCGTCCAACGCCAGCGGGGCGATGACCGGCCGGCAGACCATGTGGTCCGGGTTCGGCAAGTCGGTCAACACCTACTTCGTCCAGCTGGAGGAGAAGATCGGCGCGGACCGGGGGGTGCACCTCGCCGAGCAGTTGGGCCTGCGCTGGCGGACCGACGTCGACAAGGAGCAGGCGTCACCCGCCAAGGCGAAGAAGTGGGGCGCGTTCACCCTGGGCGTCTCCGACGCCACCCCGTTGGAGATGGCCAACGCGTACGCCGCGATCGCCGCCGACGGCCGGTACTGCGAGGCGATGCCGGTGAACTCGATCACCAACCGGGACGGCACCCCGGCCACCTACCGTACCGCCGGCGGCATCGAACGGGAGGTCGCCAAGCCCCGCTGCCGGCAGGTGGTGAACGCCGACGCGGCGCGGGCCGCCACCGACGCGGCGCGCTGCCCCACCGGGGACACCCCGGCCAAGGGAAGCTGCGGGGGCTGGTCGACGGCGGACAGCGTGCGCCGCACGGTGGGCCGCCCGGTGGCCGGCAAGACCGGCACCACCGACAGCACCCGGTCGGCCTGGTTCGTCGGCTACACCCCGGAGCTGGCGGCGGCGAGCTTCATCGCCGACCCGGACAACCCGTTCAACGCGGTCGGCGACGGACAGTCGCAGATCCCGGTCAACGCGGTCGCCCAGACTCTGCGGGACGGCCTCAAGGGCACCCCGACCCGCCAGTTCACCCCACCGTCGGACGCCATCGTCGGCTGA